One region of Sylvia atricapilla isolate bSylAtr1 chromosome Z, bSylAtr1.pri, whole genome shotgun sequence genomic DNA includes:
- the DNAJB5 gene encoding dnaJ homolog subfamily B member 5 isoform X2, with protein MGKDYYKILGIQSGANEDEIKKAYRKMALKYHPDKNKDPSAEEKFKEIAEAYDVLSDPKKRAVYDQYGEEGLKTGGGSSGGSGSTFHYTFHGDPHATFASFFGGSNPFDIFFASSRSRMFNGFDQEDMDMDDDDDPFSAFGRFGFNGINGVHRRQQESLHTRRKVQDPPVIHELKVSLEEIYHGSTKRMKITRRRLNADGRTMRTEDKILNIVIKRGWKEGTKITFPKEGDATPDNIPADIVFILKDKPHSHFKRDGTNVIYTANISLKEALCGCTVNIPTIDGRVIPLPCNDIIKPGTVKRLRGEGLPFPKAPSQRGDLIVEFKIRFPDRIAPQTRQILKQHLPCS; from the exons ATGGGGAAGGACTATTACAAGATTTTGGGCATCCAGAGCGGCGCCAATGAAGATGAAATCAAGAAAGCCTATCGGAAAATGGCCCTGAAATATCACCCTGATAAGAATAAAGACCCCAGTGCTGAGGAGAAGTTCAAGGAGATTGCAGAGGCTTATGACGTCCTGAGTGACCCCAAGAAACGAGCTGTGTATGACCAGTATGGGGAGGAAG GTCTCAAAACTGGAGGTGGCTCTTCAGGTGGCTCAGGGagcaccttccactacaccTTCCATGGAGACCCCCACGCCACCTTTGCATCCTTCTTCGGCGGCTCCAATCCTTTCGACATCTTCTTCGCCAGCAGCCGCTCCCGGATGTTCAATGGCTTTGACCAGGAAGACATGGATatggatgatgatgatgaccCTTTCAGTGCCTTTGGCCGGTTTGGCTTCAACGGCATTAATGGGGTTCACCGGCGGCAGCAGGAGTCCCTGCACACACGGAGGAAGGTCCAAGACCCACCTGTCATCCACGAGCTCAAGGTGTCCCTGGAAGAGATCTACCATGGATCCACCAAGAGGATGAAGATCACTCGCAGAAGGCTCAACGCTGATGGCCGGACCATGCGGACTGAGGACAAGATCTTAAACATTGTCATCAAAAGGGGTTGGAAGGAGGGAACCAAAATCACATTTCCCAAAGAAGGGGATGCCACTCCAGACAACATCCCTGCAGACATCGTCTTCATCCTCAAGGACAAGCCTCATTCACACTTCAAAAGGGATGGGACAAATGTGATCTACACGGCAAACATCAGTCTTAAAGAG gCCTTGTGCGGCTGCACCGTGAACATTCCCACCATCGATGGACGAGTGATCCCACTTCCCTGCAACGACATCATCAAGCCAGGGACAGTGAAGAGACTGCGTGGGGAGGGGCTCCCCTTCCCCAAGGCCCCCAGCCAGCGAGGAGACTTGATCGTGGAGTTCAAAATCCGCTTCCCGGACAGAATAGCTCCCCAGACGAGACAGATCCTCAAGCAGCACCTCCCATGCTCCTAG
- the DNAJB5 gene encoding dnaJ homolog subfamily B member 5 isoform X1, with the protein MFKIKLEPLKMTAWTMNVFVKFRNKYSAPGSVAVMGKDYYKILGIQSGANEDEIKKAYRKMALKYHPDKNKDPSAEEKFKEIAEAYDVLSDPKKRAVYDQYGEEGLKTGGGSSGGSGSTFHYTFHGDPHATFASFFGGSNPFDIFFASSRSRMFNGFDQEDMDMDDDDDPFSAFGRFGFNGINGVHRRQQESLHTRRKVQDPPVIHELKVSLEEIYHGSTKRMKITRRRLNADGRTMRTEDKILNIVIKRGWKEGTKITFPKEGDATPDNIPADIVFILKDKPHSHFKRDGTNVIYTANISLKEALCGCTVNIPTIDGRVIPLPCNDIIKPGTVKRLRGEGLPFPKAPSQRGDLIVEFKIRFPDRIAPQTRQILKQHLPCS; encoded by the exons atgtttaaaataaaactagagCCTTTAAAAATGACAGCTTGGACTATGAATGTGTTCGTAAAGTTTCG GAATAAATACTCGGCTCCCGGCAGCGTCGCCGTCATGGGGAAGGACTATTACAAGATTTTGGGCATCCAGAGCGGCGCCAATGAAGATGAAATCAAGAAAGCCTATCGGAAAATGGCCCTGAAATATCACCCTGATAAGAATAAAGACCCCAGTGCTGAGGAGAAGTTCAAGGAGATTGCAGAGGCTTATGACGTCCTGAGTGACCCCAAGAAACGAGCTGTGTATGACCAGTATGGGGAGGAAG GTCTCAAAACTGGAGGTGGCTCTTCAGGTGGCTCAGGGagcaccttccactacaccTTCCATGGAGACCCCCACGCCACCTTTGCATCCTTCTTCGGCGGCTCCAATCCTTTCGACATCTTCTTCGCCAGCAGCCGCTCCCGGATGTTCAATGGCTTTGACCAGGAAGACATGGATatggatgatgatgatgaccCTTTCAGTGCCTTTGGCCGGTTTGGCTTCAACGGCATTAATGGGGTTCACCGGCGGCAGCAGGAGTCCCTGCACACACGGAGGAAGGTCCAAGACCCACCTGTCATCCACGAGCTCAAGGTGTCCCTGGAAGAGATCTACCATGGATCCACCAAGAGGATGAAGATCACTCGCAGAAGGCTCAACGCTGATGGCCGGACCATGCGGACTGAGGACAAGATCTTAAACATTGTCATCAAAAGGGGTTGGAAGGAGGGAACCAAAATCACATTTCCCAAAGAAGGGGATGCCACTCCAGACAACATCCCTGCAGACATCGTCTTCATCCTCAAGGACAAGCCTCATTCACACTTCAAAAGGGATGGGACAAATGTGATCTACACGGCAAACATCAGTCTTAAAGAG gCCTTGTGCGGCTGCACCGTGAACATTCCCACCATCGATGGACGAGTGATCCCACTTCCCTGCAACGACATCATCAAGCCAGGGACAGTGAAGAGACTGCGTGGGGAGGGGCTCCCCTTCCCCAAGGCCCCCAGCCAGCGAGGAGACTTGATCGTGGAGTTCAAAATCCGCTTCCCGGACAGAATAGCTCCCCAGACGAGACAGATCCTCAAGCAGCACCTCCCATGCTCCTAG